One part of the Paracoccus sp. MBLB3053 genome encodes these proteins:
- a CDS encoding formate dehydrogenase subunit delta: MSHSSDKLIRMAGQMADFFRSQPNQAPAKAVAEHINAFWSPRMRQDLADHIAAGAEADPIVRECIAFVRLPAGT; this comes from the coding sequence ATGTCCCATAGTTCCGACAAGCTCATTCGCATGGCTGGCCAGATGGCGGATTTCTTCCGCAGCCAGCCCAATCAGGCGCCGGCAAAGGCGGTGGCAGAACATATCAATGCTTTCTGGTCGCCGCGCATGCGGCAGGACCTCGCCGACCATATCGCGGCAGGGGCCGAAGCCGATCCGATCGTGCGGGAATGCATTGCATTCGTGCGGCTTCCGGCCGGAACCTGA
- the rnr gene encoding ribonuclease R, whose protein sequence is MAQLPSRQEILDWVHAHPDATAKRDIAKAFGIKGAARIELKRLLKELEAEGLLERRRRHYHDAERLPPVTVIQLLPPDKDGDIFAKPMEWQGDGPMPRILYAPLKSDPATAPGERILARLIEVQNDDHQYQARLIRRIGTTQHKIVGIFRRDSGKPDAGGRILPIDKGSDKEWQVPAHEVHGAQNGELVEAEQIGPRGRLGLPIARVLERLGDPSAPRAVSLIAIHQHGIPDDFPDEVVAEADAAKPATMKGREDLRHLPLVTIDPSDARDHDDAVAAEILEDGGAAVWVAIADVAHYVRPNSALDREARKRGNSTYFPDRVVPMLPDILSGDLCSLHEGVDRPVIAVRMRLDAEGNKVSHTFHRGMMHSQASLSYEQAQAGADGSPDDQTAPLMDSVIKPLWHAYGLLKSARARRQPLELDLPERRIILTADGRVKSVNFRERYDAHKLIEEFMVLANVAAAEELERLRRPLLYRVHEEPTVEKLDALREVAEASGFTLAKGQVLQTRHLNRLLEQAEGSDFDELINMTALRSMQQAYYHPENYGHFGLALRSYAHFTSPIRRYSDLVVHRALIMGHKWGDDGLSQWDVDNLSETAKQISDTERRSMAAERDTTDRYLAAYLSDRVGAEFAGRVSGVQKFGAFIRLDETGADGLLPIREIGREYFHYDPDAQVLLGSETGLEIGIGQRVTVRLSEAVPLTGGLMLELLEVEGKALPQGGSRRSKGPIRKRATQSRLAEIKRAQKRRRVRRSS, encoded by the coding sequence ATGGCACAGCTACCTTCCCGACAAGAGATTCTCGACTGGGTGCACGCGCATCCGGACGCCACCGCGAAACGCGACATTGCAAAGGCCTTTGGCATCAAGGGCGCTGCCCGGATTGAGCTCAAGCGCCTGTTGAAGGAGCTTGAGGCGGAAGGGCTGCTGGAACGTCGCCGGCGCCACTACCATGATGCCGAGCGCCTGCCGCCCGTCACTGTCATCCAGCTACTGCCGCCCGACAAGGACGGCGATATCTTCGCCAAGCCGATGGAATGGCAGGGCGATGGGCCGATGCCGCGCATTCTTTACGCGCCGCTGAAATCCGATCCGGCGACGGCACCGGGCGAGCGCATCCTTGCCCGCCTGATCGAGGTCCAAAATGACGATCACCAGTATCAGGCCCGCCTGATCCGCCGCATCGGAACGACCCAGCACAAGATCGTCGGCATCTTCCGCCGCGATTCCGGAAAGCCCGATGCGGGCGGGCGCATCCTGCCGATCGACAAGGGTTCGGACAAGGAATGGCAGGTTCCGGCGCATGAGGTGCACGGGGCCCAGAATGGCGAGCTGGTCGAGGCGGAGCAGATCGGCCCGCGCGGCCGTCTTGGCCTGCCGATTGCCCGCGTTCTCGAAAGGCTGGGCGATCCGTCGGCGCCGCGCGCGGTCAGTCTGATCGCCATCCATCAGCACGGCATTCCCGACGACTTCCCTGACGAAGTCGTGGCCGAGGCCGATGCCGCGAAGCCGGCGACGATGAAGGGGCGCGAAGATCTGCGCCACCTTCCTCTGGTCACGATCGACCCGTCGGATGCGCGCGACCATGACGATGCGGTGGCGGCAGAAATTCTCGAGGATGGCGGCGCGGCAGTCTGGGTCGCGATTGCCGATGTCGCCCATTACGTCCGCCCGAATTCGGCACTGGACCGCGAGGCGAGAAAGCGCGGCAACTCGACCTATTTCCCGGATCGGGTCGTGCCGATGCTCCCTGATATCCTGTCGGGAGATCTCTGTTCGCTGCATGAAGGCGTGGATCGCCCGGTCATCGCCGTGCGCATGCGACTTGATGCCGAAGGCAACAAGGTCAGCCATACGTTCCACCGGGGCATGATGCATTCGCAGGCCAGCCTCAGCTATGAACAGGCGCAGGCGGGTGCCGATGGCAGCCCTGATGACCAGACCGCGCCCTTGATGGATTCGGTCATCAAGCCGCTCTGGCATGCTTACGGGCTTCTCAAATCCGCCCGCGCCCGTCGCCAGCCGCTTGAACTGGATCTGCCCGAGCGCCGGATCATCCTGACCGCTGACGGTCGGGTCAAGTCGGTGAATTTCCGCGAGCGTTACGATGCCCACAAGCTGATCGAAGAGTTCATGGTGCTGGCCAACGTTGCCGCCGCCGAGGAACTCGAACGCCTGCGCCGCCCGCTTCTCTACCGCGTCCATGAAGAACCGACGGTCGAAAAGCTTGATGCGCTGCGCGAAGTGGCCGAGGCCTCGGGCTTTACGCTTGCCAAGGGGCAGGTGCTGCAGACCCGGCACCTGAACCGGCTGCTGGAACAGGCGGAGGGGTCGGATTTCGACGAACTGATCAACATGACCGCGCTGCGGTCGATGCAGCAGGCCTATTACCACCCCGAGAATTACGGCCATTTCGGCTTGGCGCTCCGGTCATACGCGCATTTCACCTCGCCCATCCGCCGCTATTCCGATCTGGTCGTGCACCGCGCCCTGATCATGGGACACAAATGGGGCGATGACGGGCTGTCGCAATGGGATGTGGACAATCTTAGCGAGACGGCAAAGCAGATCTCGGATACCGAGCGGCGCTCAATGGCGGCAGAGCGGGATACCACTGACCGCTATCTGGCAGCCTATCTGTCAGATCGCGTGGGTGCCGAGTTTGCCGGAAGGGTCAGTGGCGTCCAAAAGTTCGGTGCCTTCATCCGGCTTGATGAAACCGGGGCCGACGGGCTTCTGCCGATCCGCGAAATCGGGCGGGAATATTTCCACTATGACCCCGATGCACAGGTGCTGCTGGGTTCGGAAACCGGGCTGGAGATCGGCATCGGCCAGCGCGTTACCGTGCGCCTGTCCGAGGCGGTTCCATTGACCGGTGGGCTGATGCTGGAACTGCTTGAGGTCGAAGGCAAGGCACTGCCCCAAGGTGGTTCCCGTCGCAGCAAGGGGCCGATCCGCAAGCGCGCGACGCAATCACGCCTGGCCGAGATCAAGCGCGCACAGAAACGCCGGCGGGTGCGCCGAAGCAGCTGA
- the fdhD gene encoding formate dehydrogenase accessory sulfurtransferase FdhD codes for MKDQYPGPLRWDGGWLSADPPPSPRECPVAIVIDGMSQAVLMATPSDLHDFAIGFALTEGLIATPEDVTDFEEAEVETDGFPAREARLWLRPGLAAGLAERRRSMVGPVGCGLCGVDSIAAALPPVLQVSSEWDMPPQSVIRAMDALAAGQVLRSETPAIHGAAFWDGRSATVREDVGRHNALDKLAGALARGGVASGQGAIVMSSRLSVDLVQKAARIGAPILIGASAPTALALSWAERAGITLIARARGESFDLYTHPRRIAGSRGQDVP; via the coding sequence ATGAAGGACCAGTATCCTGGCCCGCTCCGCTGGGATGGCGGCTGGCTTTCGGCAGACCCGCCACCCAGCCCGCGGGAATGTCCCGTCGCGATCGTCATCGACGGCATGTCGCAGGCGGTTTTGATGGCGACGCCTTCGGATTTGCACGATTTCGCCATCGGCTTCGCGCTGACCGAGGGGCTGATCGCAACGCCCGAAGACGTGACCGACTTCGAAGAAGCCGAGGTCGAGACAGACGGATTTCCCGCGCGTGAGGCCCGGCTCTGGTTGCGACCGGGCCTTGCCGCCGGTCTTGCCGAGCGCCGTCGCAGCATGGTCGGGCCAGTCGGCTGCGGGCTTTGCGGGGTGGACAGCATCGCGGCGGCCTTGCCCCCGGTGTTGCAGGTTTCCTCGGAATGGGACATGCCACCGCAATCGGTGATACGGGCGATGGATGCGCTTGCCGCGGGCCAGGTCCTGCGGTCCGAAACGCCTGCGATCCATGGCGCGGCATTCTGGGACGGCCGATCCGCGACCGTGCGCGAGGATGTGGGGCGCCACAATGCGCTCGACAAGCTGGCGGGGGCCTTGGCGCGCGGCGGGGTCGCTTCGGGGCAGGGGGCGATCGTCATGTCATCGCGCCTGTCGGTCGATCTGGTCCAGAAGGCGGCGCGCATCGGCGCCCCCATCCTCATCGGAGCCAGCGCCCCGACAGCACTTGCATTGTCCTGGGCAGAGCGCGCCGGAATTACGCTTATCGCCCGCGCCAGAGGCGAGAGCTTCGATCTTTACACCCACCCCCGGCGCATCGCCGGAAGCCGAGGCCAAGATGTCCCATAG
- a CDS encoding DUF2852 domain-containing protein, giving the protein MNTTTAPRSSVMERIGSALAGIRDWLDERGKAAWIMAMILGFVAAWPVGLAILGYMIWSKRMFSCRHRHERHAFRNGRGYAGFSAPTGNAAFDAYRDETLKRLEDEHREFLDFLQKLREAKDKAEFDQFMQGRKEPRELSN; this is encoded by the coding sequence ATGAACACCACCACCGCCCCGCGTTCGTCCGTCATGGAGCGGATCGGCTCGGCCCTAGCCGGCATCCGGGACTGGCTGGACGAACGCGGCAAGGCAGCCTGGATCATGGCGATGATCCTGGGCTTCGTCGCCGCCTGGCCCGTCGGCCTGGCAATCCTTGGTTACATGATCTGGAGCAAACGCATGTTTTCTTGCCGTCACCGCCATGAACGTCATGCCTTCCGCAACGGGCGTGGTTATGCGGGCTTTTCGGCCCCAACCGGAAACGCCGCATTCGACGCCTATCGCGACGAAACCCTGAAACGGCTCGAGGACGAGCATCGCGAGTTTCTCGACTTCCTGCAGAAGCTGCGCGAGGCGAAGGACAAGGCCGAATTCGACCAGTTCATGCAGGGTCGCAAGGAACCGCGCGAACTGTCGAACTGA
- the rapZ gene encoding RNase adapter RapZ, whose amino-acid sequence MTKNETSGDQTQRVVLVTGPSGAGRSTAINVLEDLGYEAIDNLPLSLVPRLLDGPARGVPLALGLDIRNRDFSATNLIELIDRLTRLPDYEPEVLYLDCSTEQLLRRFNETRRRHPLRSEGAPLDAILTEGDMLSAVRARADVLVDTSELSPHDLKAELARWFDVEPGRRLTVSVQSFSYKRGVPRGVDMMFDCRFLSNPHWEPKLRPLDGRDRAVQDYVASDTRFAEFFDKVRDLVLFALPAHLEEGKAHLVIGFGCTGGQHRSVTLAEIMADALAKAGWQVSIRHRELERREKAPAPADDGSMSGPLAVSASI is encoded by the coding sequence ATGACGAAGAACGAAACATCAGGCGATCAAACCCAGCGCGTGGTGCTGGTTACCGGCCCGTCGGGGGCGGGGCGTTCGACGGCGATCAACGTGCTCGAGGATCTGGGCTACGAGGCAATCGACAACCTTCCGCTTTCCCTCGTGCCGCGGCTCCTGGACGGGCCGGCGAGAGGGGTGCCGCTGGCCCTGGGGCTGGATATCAGGAATCGTGACTTCTCGGCGACAAACCTGATTGAACTAATTGATCGTCTGACAAGACTGCCGGATTACGAACCCGAGGTGCTGTATCTGGATTGCAGCACCGAGCAGCTTTTGCGACGGTTCAATGAAACTCGGCGGCGCCATCCGCTGCGCAGCGAGGGCGCGCCGCTGGATGCGATCCTGACCGAAGGCGACATGCTGTCTGCCGTGCGGGCAAGGGCCGATGTGCTGGTCGATACGTCCGAGCTGTCGCCCCATGACCTGAAGGCCGAGTTGGCGCGCTGGTTCGATGTCGAGCCGGGCAGGCGGCTGACCGTTTCGGTCCAATCTTTCTCATATAAACGTGGGGTTCCGCGTGGGGTCGACATGATGTTCGACTGCCGCTTCCTGTCCAATCCGCATTGGGAACCGAAGCTGCGCCCGCTGGATGGGCGCGATCGCGCCGTACAGGATTACGTTGCGTCCGATACCCGGTTCGCGGAATTCTTCGACAAGGTAAGGGATCTTGTGCTTTTCGCGCTTCCCGCCCATCTAGAAGAAGGTAAGGCCCATCTCGTCATCGGATTCGGATGTACAGGGGGGCAACATCGATCCGTCACATTGGCGGAAATTATGGCAGACGCGCTTGCGAAAGCCGGCTGGCAAGTGTCAATTAGACACAGGGAACTTGAACGCCGTGAAAAGGCGCCGGCACCTGCAGATGACGGTTCTATGTCAGGACCTCTCGCGGTGTCCGCGTCCATTTGA
- a CDS encoding TetR/AcrR family transcriptional regulator, translating to MVRESYHHGNLRQALVEATVRLIEEKGPQGFTLAEAARLVGVSAAAPYRHFSGRDELIEEIARQGFEEFADRLGAALALGRTPLAAFLGMGQAYLAFAAERRGFYIAMFESGISITGNSGLTQAADRARGTLVSAAEELFRHVPTNARPPAGMAADHIWALSHGVVELFSRGKPGGRSPISPADMLESGTLIYLRGLGVITN from the coding sequence GTGGTCCGCGAATCCTACCACCATGGCAACCTGCGTCAGGCGCTCGTCGAGGCGACCGTTCGCCTGATCGAGGAAAAGGGGCCGCAAGGCTTCACCCTTGCCGAGGCCGCGCGCCTTGTCGGGGTCAGTGCGGCTGCGCCCTACCGGCATTTTTCGGGCCGGGACGAGTTGATCGAAGAAATCGCAAGACAGGGGTTCGAGGAATTTGCCGATCGGCTGGGCGCGGCGCTGGCGCTGGGTCGCACGCCTCTTGCGGCCTTTCTGGGCATGGGTCAGGCTTACCTGGCCTTCGCGGCCGAGCGGCGCGGTTTCTATATCGCGATGTTCGAATCGGGTATCTCGATCACCGGAAATTCGGGTCTGACCCAGGCCGCTGATCGTGCGCGAGGCACGCTGGTCAGTGCAGCCGAGGAACTGTTCCGGCATGTTCCCACCAATGCCCGTCCGCCCGCAGGCATGGCGGCCGATCACATCTGGGCCCTGAGCCATGGTGTGGTCGAACTCTTCAGTCGCGGCAAGCCGGGTGGGCGTTCGCCCATCTCGCCTGCGGATATGCTGGAAAGTGGCACGTTGATCTATCTGCGGGGCCTCGGCGTCATCACCAACTGA
- a CDS encoding phosphoenolpyruvate carboxykinase: protein MSEPRVNPNCRLEDQGITGLGNVYYNLIEPALMNAAIARGEGKLGQGGTFLVSTGAHTGRSPKDKFVVRTPAVEDSIWWENNKPMSPEAFDLLHADMLEHMKGKDYFVQDLFGGADAALRLDVRVVTELAWHNLFIRHLLRRPEASELASFVPEFTIINCPSFKADPARHGCRSETVIALNFDKKLILIGNTAYAGENKKSVFTLLNYILPEKGVMPMHCSANHAIGNPDDSAIFFGLSGTGKTTLSADPSRTLIGDDEHGWSDHGIFNFEGGCYAKTINLSAEAEPEIYATCSKFGTVIENMVFDEDTLELDFNDNSITDNMRCAYPLEQISNASETSLGGMPKNVIMLTCDAYGVLPPIARLTPAQAMYHFLSGFTSKTPGTEVGVVEPTPTFSTCFGAPFMPRRPEVYGKLLQEKINSTGAHCWLVNTGWTGGAFGTGKRMPIKATRALLTAALDGSLNDVQFRKDPNFGFEVPVSVPGVEDKLLDPRQTWEDAEAYDAQAAKLVAMFSDNFAQYADKIDDDVRAAAIG, encoded by the coding sequence ATGTCCGAACCGCGCGTTAATCCGAACTGCCGTCTCGAAGATCAGGGGATCACCGGCCTCGGCAACGTCTATTACAACCTGATCGAACCTGCCCTGATGAACGCGGCCATTGCGCGCGGCGAAGGCAAGCTTGGCCAGGGCGGCACCTTCCTCGTGTCGACCGGCGCGCATACCGGCCGCTCGCCCAAGGACAAGTTCGTTGTCCGCACCCCCGCAGTCGAAGATTCGATCTGGTGGGAGAACAACAAGCCGATGTCCCCCGAGGCCTTCGACCTGCTTCATGCCGACATGCTCGAGCACATGAAGGGCAAGGACTATTTCGTCCAGGACCTGTTCGGCGGCGCTGACGCGGCGCTGCGCCTCGACGTCCGCGTCGTGACCGAGCTGGCCTGGCACAACCTTTTCATCCGCCACCTGCTGCGCCGTCCCGAGGCGTCGGAACTGGCAAGCTTCGTGCCCGAATTCACCATCATCAACTGCCCCAGCTTCAAGGCCGACCCGGCCCGCCACGGCTGCCGCAGCGAGACCGTGATCGCGCTCAACTTCGACAAGAAGCTGATCCTGATCGGCAACACCGCCTATGCCGGCGAAAACAAGAAATCGGTCTTCACGCTTTTGAACTACATCCTGCCGGAAAAAGGCGTGATGCCGATGCATTGCTCGGCCAACCACGCCATCGGCAATCCCGATGACAGCGCGATCTTCTTCGGCCTGTCGGGCACCGGCAAGACCACGCTCTCGGCCGATCCCTCGCGCACGCTGATCGGCGATGACGAGCATGGCTGGTCGGATCACGGCATCTTCAACTTCGAAGGTGGCTGCTACGCGAAAACGATCAACCTCTCGGCCGAGGCTGAGCCGGAGATCTACGCGACCTGCTCGAAATTCGGCACCGTGATCGAGAACATGGTCTTTGACGAGGACACGCTGGAGCTGGACTTCAACGACAACTCGATCACCGACAACATGCGCTGCGCCTACCCGCTCGAGCAGATCTCGAACGCGTCCGAGACCTCGCTGGGCGGCATGCCGAAAAACGTGATCATGCTGACCTGCGACGCTTACGGCGTCCTGCCGCCGATCGCGCGCCTGACCCCGGCCCAGGCCATGTATCACTTCCTGTCGGGCTTCACCTCGAAGACTCCGGGAACCGAGGTGGGGGTTGTCGAGCCAACCCCCACCTTCTCGACCTGCTTCGGCGCCCCCTTCATGCCACGGCGCCCGGAAGTCTATGGCAAGCTCCTGCAGGAAAAGATCAACTCGACCGGCGCGCATTGCTGGCTGGTCAATACCGGCTGGACCGGCGGCGCCTTCGGGACCGGCAAGCGCATGCCGATCAAGGCCACGCGCGCGCTTCTGACTGCCGCGCTGGACGGATCGCTGAACGACGTGCAGTTCCGCAAGGACCCGAATTTCGGCTTCGAGGTTCCGGTTTCGGTTCCGGGCGTCGAGGACAAACTGCTTGACCCGCGCCAGACCTGGGAAGATGCCGAGGCTTATGACGCGCAGGCGGCCAAGCTTGTCGCCATGTTCAGCGACAACTTCGCCCAATACGCCGACAAGATCGACGACGACGTTCGCGCAGCCGCAATCGGCTGA
- a CDS encoding glutamate--cysteine ligase — translation MSIPQQGGGPIEHPQQLAEYIASGEKPKDHWRIGTEHEKFGYRHSDLLPLPYDGPEGSPTVKAMLEGIGQRFGWNPVREGENIIGLERDGANVSLEPGGQLELSGAPVETIHQTCDEVNLHLAEVKSVADELGAGFIGLGAAPIWTQDQMPMMPKGRYRLMTDYMGRVGELGTQMMYRTCTVQVNLDFGSEADMVQKLRVALALQPVATALFANSPFLDGKPNGMKSWRSHIWQNLDGARTGLLPFVFEDGMGYEAWVDYVLDVPMYFVYRDGKYINALGQSFRDFMKGQLPALPGEIPTLSDWADHLTTVFPEARVKKFIEMRGADGGPWRRLCALPALWVGLIYEQTTLDAAWDLCRGWSAEQREGLRVAASRDGLQGEFDGLRLHDIAREVLEIAEHGLKLRARAGAGGLVPDETHFLNALKESVDSGKTPADELLEKYRGAWNADISRVYGEYSY, via the coding sequence ATGTCCATTCCTCAACAGGGCGGCGGCCCGATCGAACATCCCCAACAGCTGGCTGAATACATCGCCTCCGGCGAGAAGCCGAAGGATCATTGGCGAATCGGGACCGAGCATGAAAAATTCGGCTACCGCCACTCGGACCTGTTGCCCCTGCCCTATGACGGGCCGGAAGGCTCGCCGACCGTCAAGGCCATGCTGGAAGGCATCGGCCAACGCTTCGGCTGGAATCCCGTGCGCGAAGGCGAAAACATCATTGGGCTGGAACGCGACGGGGCGAATGTCAGCCTTGAGCCGGGCGGCCAGCTTGAGCTTTCCGGCGCGCCGGTGGAAACGATCCACCAGACCTGCGACGAGGTGAACCTGCACCTGGCCGAGGTAAAATCCGTGGCGGACGAATTGGGCGCCGGTTTCATCGGCCTTGGCGCGGCCCCGATCTGGACCCAGGACCAGATGCCGATGATGCCCAAGGGGCGCTACCGGCTGATGACCGATTACATGGGTCGCGTGGGCGAATTGGGCACGCAGATGATGTATCGCACCTGCACCGTGCAGGTGAACCTGGATTTCGGCTCGGAAGCCGACATGGTTCAGAAACTGCGCGTCGCGCTGGCGCTGCAACCCGTTGCGACCGCGCTTTTCGCCAACTCGCCCTTCCTCGACGGCAAGCCGAACGGGATGAAAAGCTGGCGCTCGCATATCTGGCAGAATCTCGACGGTGCGCGCACGGGCCTTCTGCCCTTCGTTTTCGAAGACGGCATGGGCTATGAGGCATGGGTGGATTACGTGCTCGATGTGCCGATGTATTTCGTCTATCGCGACGGCAAATACATCAACGCCCTGGGGCAAAGCTTCCGCGACTTCATGAAGGGCCAGCTTCCGGCGCTGCCGGGCGAAATCCCGACGCTGTCGGACTGGGCGGATCACCTGACGACAGTTTTCCCCGAAGCGCGCGTCAAGAAGTTCATCGAGATGCGCGGTGCGGATGGCGGCCCGTGGCGTCGGCTCTGCGCGCTTCCCGCGCTTTGGGTCGGCCTGATCTATGAACAGACCACGCTGGATGCGGCCTGGGACCTGTGCCGCGGCTGGTCGGCCGAGCAGCGCGAAGGTCTGCGCGTTGCTGCCTCGCGCGACGGGTTGCAGGGCGAATTCGACGGGCTGCGCCTGCATGACATCGCCCGCGAAGTGCTGGAGATCGCCGAACACGGGCTCAAACTGCGCGCCCGCGCCGGCGCAGGCGGGCTGGTCCCGGACGAGACGCATTTCCTGAACGCGCTCAAGGAAAGCGTCGATTCGGGCAAGACGCCTGCAGATGAGCTGCTGGAAAAATATCGTGGCGCTTGGAATGCGGACATCAGCCGGGTCTACGGCGAATATTCCTATTGA
- a CDS encoding PTS sugar transporter subunit IIA, with product MIGIVIVAHGGLAREYLSAVEHVVGPQSGIRAVTIEENHDRGEKQAEICAAADSVDTGDGVVVVTDLFGGSPSNLSLLACHARNRSILYGANLPMLVKLAKSRKLPVADAVTLAKDAGRKYINSYDVLPADIIPVPNRAVS from the coding sequence TTGATCGGAATTGTCATCGTGGCGCATGGGGGGCTCGCTAGGGAATATCTCTCGGCAGTCGAACACGTGGTTGGGCCACAATCGGGAATTCGGGCCGTTACAATCGAAGAGAATCATGACCGCGGTGAAAAGCAGGCCGAAATCTGCGCCGCAGCCGATTCCGTCGATACCGGCGATGGTGTGGTTGTGGTAACCGATCTGTTCGGTGGATCGCCATCGAACCTGTCGCTTCTGGCCTGTCATGCACGCAATCGCTCGATTCTGTACGGCGCGAACCTGCCGATGCTTGTGAAACTGGCAAAGTCGCGAAAGCTGCCGGTGGCCGATGCGGTCACACTGGCCAAGGATGCCGGGCGGAAATACATCAACAGCTACGACGTCCTGCCCGCCGATATCATTCCCGTGCCGAACCGCGCAGTTTCATGA
- a CDS encoding HPr kinase/phosphorylase produces MIVHASCVALGDRALLILGGSGSGKSSLALQLMAMGCGLVSDDRTSLAVENARLVADCPAPIRGRIEARGVGILNAEPVGPVGLVLAVDLDQPEPARLPPHRKVELLGICLPLVLGGGRAHLAPALLQYLVAGRWDQDET; encoded by the coding sequence GTGATCGTCCATGCCTCCTGCGTCGCCTTGGGTGACAGGGCGCTGCTGATTCTTGGCGGCTCCGGATCGGGTAAGTCGAGCCTCGCGCTTCAGCTCATGGCGATGGGATGCGGGCTGGTCTCGGATGATCGGACGAGCCTTGCCGTCGAGAATGCGCGTCTGGTTGCGGACTGCCCGGCGCCGATCCGTGGCCGGATCGAGGCTCGGGGCGTCGGGATACTCAATGCCGAACCGGTCGGGCCGGTCGGCCTGGTGCTGGCGGTCGATCTGGACCAACCCGAACCGGCCCGATTGCCACCGCACCGCAAGGTTGAGCTGCTCGGTATCTGCCTGCCTCTTGTGCTGGGGGGCGGACGGGCGCATCTTGCGCCCGCATTGCTGCAATATCTTGTTGCGGGCCGTTGGGATCAGGACGAGACTTGA
- a CDS encoding HPr family phosphocarrier protein, with the protein MNDMRNGSVTRELTIINEKGLHARASAKFVETVEKFDAQATVEKDGMSVSGDSIMGLLMLTAPRGSMIRVTTRGAQAGELAEALTALVGDYFGEGM; encoded by the coding sequence ATGAACGACATGAGAAACGGGTCAGTCACCCGCGAACTGACCATCATCAACGAAAAGGGCCTGCATGCGCGGGCCAGTGCCAAATTCGTCGAGACCGTCGAGAAATTCGACGCCCAGGCCACCGTCGAGAAAGACGGGATGAGCGTTTCAGGCGATTCGATCATGGGTCTTTTGATGCTGACTGCCCCGCGTGGCAGCATGATCCGCGTCACGACGCGGGGCGCGCAGGCCGGCGAATTGGCCGAGGCGTTGACAGCCCTCGTCGGGGATTATTTCGGCGAAGGCATGTAA